In [Leptolyngbya] sp. PCC 7376, a genomic segment contains:
- a CDS encoding TIR domain-containing protein, which yields MFNSFFDGFISYGRADSKAFASKLQQDLSEAGFNMWFDQNDIPLGVDFQNQIDDGIEKAHNFLYIIAPHSVNSPYCLKEVVLALKRNKPIIPLLHVENITFETWQQRNPGGTAEEWETYKAAGKHSSFPNMHPSIGKINWIYFREGLDDYQESLKGLIGLMHKQEDYVHQHTFLLTKALEWDRNHRQTRLLLTGDERKAANKWLSHRFKDEQPPCEPTALHCEYICESEKNSNNQLTDVFLSYSEHDQNVMQVVARRLRREAQTIWTNTTDIKTGADFQQEINHGIERADTIVFLISEDSLNSIYCQQELEYAAELNKRIISLLVCPTDIEKIPEKWRSLQFIDIANTENPEQYEQGLTRLIKSLQEDSVYHYQHKAILVQALKWKEQDGNASILYRGFNLKNAQSWVTLAAKHPRYPALPIHHEFLEASAAQPPDQSLDVFISYSRADTDFARKVNEALQIQGKTAWFDQESIASGADFQQEIYKGIEQCDNFLFIISPDAITSEYCVDEVEFAASLNKRFVTILHRPVAEEKVHPAFANIQWIDFRRHNGDFNANFSDLIRTLDLDRDHVKSHTKWLQRSLEWKEKGKTKDMLLRGSEFTLAEAWLKSAEIEQKNPPATELQQGFITKSKAAIEAAIRREKRQKTILQGLLVLVSGVAAIAVIIGVYALKQNKQLKISETLSITTTTKALFALNDQLDALKKAISAGVKLKKLGVDTAPNVTKEVEEVLRQSVYGSRAKNRFSGHHAPILNVAYSPTGEYIASASVDNTVKLWTPEGELLQTIEGHNDSVLAIAFSPDGKLLATAGVDRVIKLWTLDGKLVTSLIGHLDQINSLEFSEDSKTIISASSDKTAKLWRVKGGERLVTFTGHVDKLNTAHFHPSKDMVATGSQDTTIKLWNLEGDLLDTLEGHTDKVTSVAFSPNGSHLASVSNDQSIKLWDLRTGEAEDDVSNTDEDHALANRTPVNDVSDLDSIVSHTAPINSVKFSHDGDFLVTASDDNTLKIWSIDGYLLTTLAGHTDRVIHLDVHPNDKTIISGSLDNTLLVWEWQGSPLLKVLYGHSQAVSGITFNQDGQRIYSVAQDGRLKEWSLEGENPIFLSFEDERMKAQLVSLAVSPDGQQVVTGDEEGNMYIWTSEGKLVSTYDAHNDDILAIAFSPDGKQFATAGRDKVAKIWDRGGRFITPINGHSDAITDITFSDNGTFIATSSWDNTVRAWSREGKLLHTFDGHEGSVLSVAIHPDSSLIASGSGDNTIKIWDVNNLELQTTITGHHDSVYSVIFSPDGETLVSGSGDDRIKLWKPDGEFITTYRGHRSDVIDLNFSPDGKQLASGSDDNTAIIWDVTQKLSLDELLAEACKWGSGFLKYNERLTSEDRELCANVSEVSSVEESKNDEVTPNNDEGV from the coding sequence ATGTTTAATAGCTTCTTTGACGGTTTCATTTCATACGGTCGTGCAGATAGCAAGGCCTTCGCAAGCAAACTACAACAGGATCTCAGCGAAGCCGGATTTAACATGTGGTTTGACCAGAACGACATTCCGCTGGGTGTAGACTTTCAAAATCAAATCGACGATGGCATCGAAAAAGCGCACAATTTCCTCTACATTATTGCGCCCCATTCCGTTAATTCACCCTATTGCCTCAAAGAAGTTGTCCTTGCCCTAAAACGAAATAAACCGATTATTCCGTTACTCCATGTCGAGAACATCACCTTTGAAACTTGGCAGCAACGTAACCCTGGTGGCACAGCAGAGGAATGGGAAACCTACAAAGCCGCAGGAAAACATTCCAGCTTTCCGAATATGCATCCCAGCATCGGCAAAATTAACTGGATTTATTTCCGTGAAGGTCTTGACGACTATCAAGAATCTCTCAAAGGCTTAATCGGCCTCATGCACAAGCAAGAAGACTATGTACACCAACATACATTCCTCTTGACGAAGGCATTGGAGTGGGATCGTAATCATCGCCAAACTCGTCTCCTCCTAACTGGGGATGAGCGTAAAGCGGCAAACAAATGGTTAAGCCACCGTTTTAAGGATGAACAGCCACCCTGCGAACCAACAGCATTGCACTGTGAATATATTTGCGAGAGTGAAAAAAATTCCAACAATCAACTAACCGATGTGTTTCTGAGCTATTCGGAACATGATCAGAATGTGATGCAGGTGGTGGCGCGGCGATTGAGACGTGAAGCGCAAACCATATGGACGAATACAACGGATATTAAGACTGGGGCAGATTTCCAGCAGGAGATTAATCACGGTATTGAGCGGGCAGATACGATCGTTTTTCTAATTTCAGAGGATTCTTTAAATTCGATCTATTGTCAGCAAGAACTGGAATATGCAGCGGAACTAAATAAGCGCATTATTTCACTATTGGTTTGTCCGACGGATATTGAAAAGATTCCAGAGAAGTGGCGATCGCTGCAATTTATCGACATTGCCAACACCGAAAACCCAGAGCAATATGAGCAGGGTTTAACTCGTCTGATTAAATCATTACAAGAAGATAGCGTTTACCACTATCAGCACAAAGCGATTTTAGTTCAGGCGCTGAAGTGGAAAGAGCAAGACGGTAACGCCAGTATCTTGTATCGAGGTTTTAACCTCAAAAATGCCCAAAGTTGGGTTACTCTCGCCGCAAAACATCCCCGCTATCCAGCTCTGCCCATTCACCATGAATTTCTAGAGGCGAGTGCGGCCCAGCCCCCCGATCAGTCGCTGGATGTGTTTATTTCCTACTCGCGCGCAGACACTGATTTTGCGCGGAAAGTGAATGAAGCATTGCAGATTCAAGGTAAAACGGCTTGGTTTGACCAAGAGAGTATTGCGTCTGGAGCAGACTTTCAGCAGGAAATTTATAAAGGCATTGAACAATGCGACAATTTCCTATTTATTATTTCGCCCGATGCGATCACCTCAGAATATTGCGTGGATGAGGTGGAGTTTGCAGCGAGTTTAAACAAACGTTTTGTCACTATCCTCCATCGTCCAGTAGCGGAAGAAAAGGTGCATCCAGCCTTTGCAAATATCCAGTGGATTGATTTTAGGCGGCACAATGGTGATTTTAATGCGAACTTTAGCGATCTCATTCGCACACTCGATCTTGACCGCGACCACGTAAAAAGCCACACCAAATGGCTCCAGCGATCGCTTGAATGGAAAGAGAAAGGCAAAACCAAGGACATGCTGCTACGAGGTAGCGAATTTACCCTTGCAGAGGCGTGGTTAAAATCAGCGGAAATAGAGCAAAAAAATCCACCTGCGACAGAGCTGCAACAGGGATTTATCACGAAAAGTAAGGCTGCCATTGAAGCGGCAATTCGTCGGGAAAAACGACAAAAAACGATCCTACAAGGTTTACTTGTTTTAGTGAGTGGTGTTGCGGCGATCGCCGTCATTATTGGTGTTTATGCTCTCAAGCAAAATAAACAACTCAAAATCAGTGAAACCCTTTCCATTACAACAACGACAAAAGCGCTATTTGCCCTGAATGACCAACTCGATGCCCTCAAAAAAGCGATTAGTGCAGGCGTCAAACTTAAAAAATTAGGGGTGGATACCGCCCCCAACGTGACGAAGGAAGTAGAGGAAGTTCTGCGACAATCCGTTTATGGTTCCCGCGCCAAAAATCGTTTTTCTGGTCACCATGCCCCCATCCTCAACGTTGCCTATAGCCCGACGGGGGAATATATCGCCTCTGCCAGCGTCGATAACACCGTTAAACTCTGGACACCAGAGGGTGAGTTATTGCAAACGATTGAAGGCCATAATGACTCCGTTTTGGCGATCGCCTTTAGCCCCGATGGCAAACTCCTCGCCACAGCAGGTGTTGACCGTGTAATCAAACTCTGGACTCTAGACGGCAAACTCGTCACCTCCCTTATTGGACACCTCGACCAGATTAATTCCCTCGAATTTAGCGAAGACAGTAAAACCATCATTTCAGCCAGTAGTGATAAAACCGCCAAACTCTGGCGCGTCAAAGGGGGTGAACGCCTCGTAACCTTTACAGGTCATGTCGATAAGTTAAATACCGCCCACTTCCATCCATCCAAAGATATGGTGGCGACAGGTAGCCAGGATACAACCATTAAACTCTGGAATCTCGAAGGCGATCTCCTCGACACTTTAGAGGGACACACAGACAAAGTGACATCTGTTGCTTTTAGTCCAAACGGTAGCCATCTTGCCTCAGTGAGCAACGATCAGAGCATCAAATTATGGGATCTCCGCACAGGAGAAGCAGAAGACGATGTGAGTAATACGGATGAAGATCACGCTCTCGCCAACAGAACCCCAGTAAATGACGTGAGCGATCTCGACAGTATTGTTAGTCATACTGCCCCCATTAACTCAGTGAAATTTAGTCATGACGGCGATTTTTTAGTGACCGCCAGTGATGACAATACGTTAAAGATTTGGTCTATTGATGGTTATCTTCTCACCACCCTTGCTGGCCATACCGATCGGGTTATCCACCTTGATGTTCATCCTAATGACAAAACGATTATTTCTGGAAGTTTGGATAACACTCTCCTCGTTTGGGAATGGCAGGGTAGTCCTCTTCTGAAAGTGCTTTACGGTCACAGTCAGGCAGTCTCTGGTATTACCTTTAATCAAGATGGTCAACGTATTTATTCCGTTGCCCAAGATGGGCGGTTAAAAGAATGGAGCCTAGAAGGCGAAAATCCAATTTTCTTGAGTTTTGAAGACGAGAGAATGAAAGCGCAACTTGTGTCTCTCGCCGTTAGCCCAGATGGTCAGCAGGTTGTCACAGGCGACGAAGAAGGGAATATGTATATTTGGACATCGGAGGGTAAGCTCGTTTCCACCTACGATGCCCATAATGACGATATTTTGGCGATCGCCTTTAGTCCTGACGGGAAACAATTTGCAACGGCAGGCCGCGATAAAGTGGCAAAAATTTGGGATAGAGGTGGGCGATTTATCACGCCCATCAATGGCCATAGTGACGCCATTACAGATATTACGTTTAGCGATAATGGCACCTTTATTGCGACGAGTAGCTGGGACAACACCGTCCGTGCTTGGAGCAGGGAAGGAAAATTGCTACACACCTTTGATGGCCATGAAGGCTCCGTGCTATCCGTTGCCATTCACCCAGATAGTAGCCTCATTGCCTCTGGTAGTGGCGACAATACTATCAAGATTTGGGATGTGAATAATCTCGAATTGCAGACAACAATTACGGGTCACCACGACTCGGTCTACAGCGTTATCTTTAGTCCCGATGGTGAAACCCTTGTTTCTGGTAGCGGCGATGATCGCATTAAACTCTGGAAACCGGATGGCGAATTTATCACAACCTATCGCGGTCATCGCAGTGATGTCATCGATCTCAATTTCAGTCCTGATGGTAAACAACTAGCTTCCGGTAGTGATGACAATACAGCCATTATTTGGGATGTCACCCAAAAACTCAGCCTAGATGAATTATTAGCTGAAGCCTGTAAATGGGGTTCTGGTTTCTTGAAATACAATGAGCGCTTAACCTCAGAAGATCGTGAACTTTGTGCAAATGTATCGGAGGTGTCTTCGGTAGAAGAATCTAAAAACGACGAGGTCACTCCCAATAATGATGAAGGAGTCTGA
- a CDS encoding DUF2656 domain-containing protein, translating to MSDSEQIRMLLSHNFDIKSGVVTPLTRGEFVEVFQAGLKDYPDCNCRLISHPHWSVEIKFPQGKFTPQQIGEVCAKAMHQKRQDRQTGDRDLPEILILGGIKLSPATSELPETLQPGEWGVDVVETQSRDTFLEAIAWETVTAQKAPGSIFKVELKTNP from the coding sequence GTGAGTGATTCCGAACAAATCAGAATGTTGCTGTCCCATAACTTTGATATTAAATCTGGGGTTGTCACGCCTTTAACTCGAGGCGAATTTGTCGAAGTATTTCAAGCAGGACTAAAAGACTATCCTGATTGCAACTGCCGCCTGATTAGCCACCCTCACTGGTCAGTGGAAATCAAGTTTCCTCAAGGTAAATTCACACCTCAACAAATTGGGGAAGTTTGTGCCAAAGCCATGCACCAAAAACGCCAAGATAGACAAACAGGCGATCGCGATCTACCGGAAATTTTGATTCTCGGCGGCATTAAGCTTTCTCCAGCGACCAGTGAACTTCCCGAAACCTTGCAACCCGGTGAATGGGGTGTAGATGTTGTGGAAACCCAAAGCCGCGATACATTCCTTGAGGCGATCGCCTGGGAAACTGTTACTGCCCAAAAAGCACCCGGCAGCATCTTTAAAGTTGAATTAAAGACCAACCCCTAA
- a CDS encoding M20 family metallopeptidase yields MVATVSLDAILHKHRIRPAIQALQTELVEWRRTFHKKPELAFRENLTAEFIAQKLTELGIDHQTGIAKTGIVAVIKGKDEGKVLGIRADMDALPIQEENEVDYCSQHDGVMHACGHDGHVAIALGTAKYLSENRDSFNGTVKIIFQPAEESPGGAKPMIEEGVLKNPDVDAIIGLHIWNNLPLGTVGVRPGALMAAAETFHVRVQGKGGHGALPHQTKDAIVIGSQIVTAFQTVVARSVNPIDSAVVTVGEFHAGDAHNVIADFAELSGTVRYFNPELRDLRDRLEAIINGVCHSYGATYELDYIRMYPPTINDPAIAALVKTVAEESIETPLGVAPECQTMGSEDMSYFLQEVPGCYFFLGSANPQLDLAYPHHHPRFNFDESALGMGVEMFVRCVEKFLA; encoded by the coding sequence ATGGTTGCTACCGTCAGTCTGGATGCTATCCTCCACAAACATCGCATTCGCCCCGCGATTCAAGCTCTACAAACTGAACTCGTCGAGTGGCGGCGCACATTCCACAAGAAACCAGAATTAGCCTTTCGCGAGAATTTAACCGCAGAATTCATTGCCCAAAAGCTCACAGAGTTAGGCATTGACCATCAGACAGGTATTGCCAAAACAGGGATTGTCGCAGTCATCAAAGGTAAAGATGAGGGAAAAGTTTTAGGGATTCGCGCAGACATGGATGCGCTGCCAATCCAAGAAGAAAATGAAGTGGATTACTGTTCTCAACATGATGGTGTCATGCATGCTTGCGGCCATGACGGACATGTGGCGATCGCCCTCGGTACAGCAAAATATTTGAGCGAAAATCGTGACAGCTTTAACGGCACAGTTAAAATCATTTTCCAGCCAGCCGAAGAAAGTCCCGGTGGTGCAAAACCAATGATCGAAGAAGGGGTGCTTAAAAATCCCGATGTCGATGCAATTATTGGCCTACACATCTGGAATAATTTGCCATTGGGAACGGTTGGCGTTCGTCCCGGCGCATTAATGGCAGCAGCAGAAACCTTTCATGTGCGAGTACAGGGCAAAGGAGGCCACGGCGCACTGCCTCACCAAACCAAAGACGCGATTGTCATTGGCTCGCAAATCGTCACCGCCTTCCAAACCGTCGTTGCCCGCAGTGTAAATCCCATCGATTCTGCGGTGGTAACCGTCGGTGAATTTCACGCAGGGGATGCCCATAATGTCATTGCTGATTTTGCAGAACTAAGTGGAACAGTTCGTTACTTTAATCCCGAATTGCGAGACTTACGCGATCGCCTCGAAGCCATTATTAATGGTGTATGTCACAGCTATGGCGCAACCTATGAGCTGGACTACATTCGGATGTATCCTCCAACAATTAATGATCCGGCGATCGCCGCCCTCGTAAAAACAGTGGCAGAAGAAAGTATCGAAACACCCCTTGGCGTCGCACCAGAATGCCAAACGATGGGTAGCGAAGATATGTCTTATTTCCTTCAGGAAGTGCCCGGCTGTTACTTTTTCCTTGGATCTGCGAATCCGCAGCTCGACCTCGCTTATCCCCATCATCATCCTCGCTTTAACTTCGACGAAAGTGCCCTCGGCATGGGGGTTGAAATGTTTGTACGTTGTGTCGAAAAATTCCTCGCCTAA
- a CDS encoding Uma2 family endonuclease: MTLVLDRLNYLQQVLALIQTKEIDQEQRFIVDQVLWDDYARLLEANGDTNQARFKYAHNQLEIMAPSSRHEFIKKAIGILLETYFLEKRIRFYPFGSTTFRSETQQKGIEPDQCYCLNSRKDTPDLAIEVVITSGGLNSLEIYRYLNVSEVWFWQSEKLSLYRLNDEKYQKIEKSVLLPDLDLIQFNQWILYDEIFDAVQELREDYR, from the coding sequence ATGACATTAGTTTTAGATCGCTTAAATTATCTCCAACAAGTGCTGGCCTTGATTCAGACTAAAGAAATAGATCAAGAACAACGCTTCATTGTTGACCAAGTTCTTTGGGATGATTATGCCCGCCTTTTGGAAGCTAATGGAGATACCAATCAAGCTCGTTTCAAATATGCCCATAATCAATTAGAAATTATGGCTCCTAGTAGTCGTCATGAATTTATAAAAAAAGCGATCGGTATTTTGCTCGAAACATATTTTCTAGAAAAACGGATTCGTTTTTATCCATTTGGCTCCACTACATTTCGCTCAGAAACTCAACAAAAAGGTATTGAACCAGATCAATGTTATTGTCTAAATTCCCGCAAGGACACACCAGACTTAGCCATTGAAGTCGTAATTACCAGTGGTGGACTAAATTCACTAGAGATTTATCGTTACCTAAATGTCTCAGAAGTCTGGTTTTGGCAAAGTGAGAAACTCTCTCTCTACAGACTTAATGATGAAAAATATCAAAAAATAGAAAAGAGTGTTTTGCTGCCAGATCTAGATCTCATTCAGTTCAACCAATGGATTTTATATGATGAAATCTTTGATGCAGTGCAAGAATTACGAGAAGATTATCGATAG
- a CDS encoding BrnT family toxin, which yields MAVFYTLNGITFVWDAEKAQLNIQKHEGVTFQQAAEAFFDPFLIVVDASRNDEFRDAVIGLDTKWNLLFVVHIEREDEMIQIISARKATRQERDQYEVSRSQKTIRQKSSDDNNYNADA from the coding sequence ATGGCTGTCTTCTACACGCTAAACGGCATTACTTTTGTTTGGGATGCCGAAAAAGCACAACTCAATATTCAAAAGCATGAGGGCGTCACTTTCCAGCAAGCAGCAGAAGCTTTCTTTGACCCTTTTTTGATTGTGGTTGATGCAAGCCGTAATGATGAATTTCGTGATGCGGTGATTGGTTTAGATACAAAGTGGAATCTACTCTTTGTGGTTCACATTGAAAGAGAAGACGAGATGATTCAGATTATTTCAGCCAGAAAAGCAACTCGACAGGAGCGTGACCAGTATGAAGTTTCAAGATCTCAAAAAACGATTAGACAAAAATCGTCCGATGACAACAATTACAATGCGGATGCCTGA
- a CDS encoding magnesium chelatase subunit H — protein sequence MFTNVKSAIRHIKPDDLNGRTLVKVVYVVLESQYQSALSAAVKTINANHPKIAIEISGYLVEELRNPENYDEFKQDIAEANLFIASLIFIEDLAQKVVEAVTPHRDNLNAAIVFPSMPEVMRLNKMGSFSMAQLGQSKSAIGEFMKKRKAKSGSSFQDAMLKLLRTLPKVLKYLPVEKAQDARNFMLSFQYWLGGSPDNLENFLLMMTDKYILDGKLNEGGETEYEEPVVYPDMGIWHPLAPKMFESSTEYLQWYNERDDINDDLKDPLAPCIGLVLQRTHLVTGDDAHYVAMLQELEYCGARVIPVFAGGLDFSKPVDAFFWDDTVAGVERLPLVDSVVSLTGFALVGGPARQDHPKAVESLKKLNRPYMVSLPLVFQTTEEWEESDLGLHPIQVALQIAIPELDGAIEPIVMSGRDGMTGRAITLQDRVEAISSRALKWANLRKKPKLHKKLAITIFSFPPDKGNIGTAAYLDVFGSIHEVMKGMRDNGYDVQDIPETAKELLEAVIHDAEAQYTSPELNIAHRMSVEEYERLTPYSQRLEENWGPPPGELNSDGQNLLIYGKHFGNLFIGVQPTFGYEGDPMRLLFSRSASPHHGFAAYYTYIERIWGADAVLHFGTHGSLEFMPGKQMGMSGECYPDNLIGNTPNIYYYAANNPSEATIAKRRSYANTISYLTPPAENAGLYKGLKELSELIASYQTLKDGGRGVQIVNTIMDQARVCNLDKDIDIPDVNAADMSKEERDNVVGIVYCKLIEIESRLLPCGLHVIGKPPTAEEAIATLVNIASLDREEDEGFLGLPSIIANSIGRNMEEVYRNSDKGILEDVNLLQDITEACRKAVRALVEQQINDEGRVSLVTRLNFLNLGKKTPWLESLQEAGYGNIDDETLKPLFDYLEFCLEQVCADKELAGLLKALEGEYVLPGPGGDPIRNPNVLPTGKNIHALDPQSIPTMAAVQSAKVVVDRLIERQKLDNDGAYPETIACVLWGTDNIKTYGESLAQIMWMVGARPVPDALGRVNKLELIPLEELGRPRIDVVVNCSGVFRDLFINQMNLLDQAVKMAAEADEPLEMNYVRKHAQEQAKEMGINIRQAATRIFSNASGSYSSNVNLAVENSSWEEEKELQDMYLNRKSFAFNSDNPGVMDENRKVFESSLKTADVSFQNLDSSEISLTDVSHYFDSDPTKVISQLRDDGKKPAAFIADTTTANAQVRTLSETVRLDARTKLLNPKWYEGMLSHGYEGVRELSKRLVNTMGWSATADAVDNWVYEDTNDTFIKDEEMCKRLMDLNPNSFRRMVTTLLEVNGRGYWETSDENLERLQELYQEVEDRIEGIDN from the coding sequence ATGTTCACTAACGTCAAGTCCGCCATTCGCCATATCAAACCCGATGACCTCAATGGTCGTACGTTAGTGAAGGTGGTCTATGTCGTACTGGAGTCTCAGTATCAGAGTGCTCTATCCGCTGCGGTAAAAACAATCAACGCGAACCACCCCAAAATCGCGATTGAAATCAGCGGCTACCTTGTCGAAGAATTACGGAATCCCGAAAACTACGACGAATTTAAGCAAGACATTGCAGAAGCAAATCTCTTCATTGCTTCCTTGATCTTTATTGAAGACCTAGCTCAGAAAGTCGTTGAAGCAGTCACTCCACACCGCGACAACCTAAATGCGGCGATCGTCTTTCCTTCGATGCCCGAAGTTATGCGTCTGAATAAGATGGGTAGCTTCTCTATGGCGCAACTTGGTCAATCCAAGAGTGCCATCGGCGAATTCATGAAAAAGCGCAAGGCGAAGTCTGGCTCCTCTTTCCAAGATGCCATGCTGAAGCTTCTCCGCACCTTGCCGAAAGTCCTCAAATATTTGCCTGTTGAGAAGGCGCAAGATGCGCGCAACTTTATGTTGTCCTTCCAATATTGGCTCGGTGGTTCTCCCGATAACCTCGAAAACTTCCTGTTGATGATGACCGATAAATACATCCTCGATGGCAAGTTGAACGAAGGTGGTGAAACAGAATACGAAGAACCAGTCGTTTACCCTGACATGGGTATTTGGCATCCCCTTGCCCCCAAGATGTTCGAAAGCTCCACAGAATATCTCCAGTGGTATAACGAGCGCGACGACATTAATGATGATCTCAAAGATCCTTTAGCCCCCTGTATTGGCCTTGTGCTTCAGCGGACTCATCTTGTGACTGGTGATGATGCCCACTATGTGGCAATGCTCCAAGAACTTGAGTATTGTGGCGCACGCGTGATCCCAGTATTTGCCGGTGGTCTAGACTTCTCAAAACCTGTTGATGCGTTTTTCTGGGATGACACCGTTGCTGGTGTTGAAAGATTACCTCTGGTTGACTCTGTTGTTTCCCTCACAGGTTTCGCGCTCGTTGGTGGGCCTGCTCGTCAAGATCACCCAAAAGCAGTTGAATCTCTAAAGAAGTTAAATCGTCCCTACATGGTTTCTCTTCCCCTCGTTTTCCAAACTACGGAAGAATGGGAAGAAAGCGATCTTGGACTACACCCTATTCAAGTTGCGTTACAGATTGCAATTCCTGAGCTGGATGGAGCGATTGAGCCTATCGTGATGTCTGGTCGTGACGGAATGACGGGTCGCGCCATTACCCTCCAAGACCGTGTTGAAGCGATTTCTTCCCGCGCCTTGAAGTGGGCAAACCTCCGCAAAAAGCCCAAACTCCACAAGAAACTCGCAATCACGATCTTTAGTTTCCCACCTGACAAAGGAAATATTGGTACAGCAGCTTACTTAGACGTGTTCGGCTCGATCCACGAGGTGATGAAAGGGATGCGTGACAACGGTTACGATGTCCAAGATATTCCTGAAACGGCAAAAGAACTTCTCGAAGCTGTCATTCATGATGCCGAAGCACAGTATACGTCTCCTGAGCTGAATATTGCGCACCGCATGAGTGTGGAAGAATATGAGCGCCTCACGCCTTATTCTCAACGTCTCGAAGAAAACTGGGGTCCCCCACCAGGAGAACTCAACAGCGACGGTCAAAACCTACTGATCTACGGTAAGCACTTTGGCAATCTCTTTATTGGTGTGCAACCGACTTTCGGTTATGAGGGAGACCCAATGCGTTTGCTCTTCTCTCGTTCTGCGTCACCTCACCACGGTTTTGCCGCCTATTACACCTACATCGAGAGAATTTGGGGTGCTGATGCAGTACTGCACTTCGGTACGCACGGTTCGCTCGAATTTATGCCGGGTAAGCAAATGGGGATGTCTGGGGAATGTTATCCCGACAATCTCATTGGTAATACGCCCAACATTTATTACTACGCTGCGAATAATCCTTCGGAGGCAACGATCGCCAAACGTCGGAGTTATGCAAACACGATTTCCTATTTGACGCCTCCCGCCGAAAATGCAGGTTTATATAAGGGTCTCAAGGAATTGAGCGAATTGATTGCGTCCTACCAAACCCTCAAGGATGGTGGCCGTGGTGTTCAGATTGTAAACACGATCATGGATCAGGCGCGGGTCTGCAACCTCGATAAGGATATAGATATTCCCGATGTCAATGCGGCGGACATGAGCAAAGAGGAGCGCGACAATGTGGTCGGCATCGTCTACTGTAAGCTCATCGAAATTGAATCTCGTCTCCTCCCTTGTGGTCTCCACGTTATTGGTAAGCCTCCTACCGCTGAAGAGGCGATCGCCACATTGGTAAACATTGCAAGCCTTGACCGCGAAGAAGACGAAGGTTTCCTCGGATTGCCTAGCATCATCGCGAATAGCATCGGTCGCAACATGGAGGAGGTTTACCGTAATAGCGACAAAGGGATTCTCGAAGATGTCAATCTTCTCCAAGACATCACCGAAGCTTGCCGTAAAGCAGTTCGTGCTTTGGTTGAGCAACAGATCAATGACGAAGGTCGCGTATCCCTTGTCACACGATTAAACTTCCTTAACCTTGGCAAGAAAACTCCTTGGCTCGAATCACTTCAGGAAGCAGGTTACGGCAATATTGACGACGAAACTCTCAAGCCTCTCTTTGATTATTTAGAGTTCTGCCTTGAGCAAGTCTGCGCCGATAAAGAGCTTGCTGGTCTTCTGAAAGCCCTCGAAGGTGAGTATGTTCTTCCCGGCCCTGGTGGCGACCCTATCCGTAATCCCAACGTTCTGCCCACTGGCAAGAATATTCACGCCCTTGACCCTCAGTCCATTCCAACAATGGCTGCAGTACAGTCAGCAAAAGTTGTCGTTGACCGTTTGATTGAGCGCCAAAAGCTGGATAACGATGGTGCTTATCCCGAAACGATCGCCTGTGTTCTCTGGGGAACTGACAACATCAAAACCTATGGCGAATCCCTTGCACAGATTATGTGGATGGTTGGTGCACGCCCTGTACCCGATGCCCTCGGTCGCGTAAACAAGCTTGAGCTAATTCCTCTCGAAGAATTGGGTCGTCCTCGTATTGACGTTGTTGTGAACTGTTCTGGTGTATTCCGTGACCTCTTCATTAACCAAATGAACCTGCTTGATCAAGCAGTGAAGATGGCTGCGGAAGCTGATGAGCCTCTCGAAATGAACTATGTTCGCAAGCACGCTCAAGAGCAAGCTAAAGAAATGGGTATCAATATCCGTCAGGCTGCGACTCGTATCTTCTCCAATGCTTCTGGTTCCTACTCTTCCAACGTTAACTTGGCGGTAGAGAACAGCTCTTGGGAAGAAGAGAAAGAGCTTCAGGATATGTACCTCAACCGTAAGTCTTTCGCCTTTAACTCCGATAATCCCGGTGTGATGGACGAAAACCGTAAGGTTTTTGAATCATCTCTCAAGACTGCGGATGTTTCCTTCCAGAACCTTGATTCTTCAGAGATTAGTTTGACTGACGTATCTCACTACTTCGACTCTGATCCCACCAAAGTGATTTCTCAATTGCGGGATGATGGCAAAAAGCCAGCTGCATTTATCGCAGATACAACCACTGCGAATGCTCAAGTTCGTACTTTGTCTGAGACAGTACGCCTCGATGCACGCACGAAGCTTCTTAATCCCAAGTGGTATGAAGGCATGCTTTCCCACGGTTATGAAGGTGTACGAGAACTATCCAAGCGTCTCGTAAATACCATGGGTTGGTCTGCTACTGCGGATGCGGTAGATAACTGGGTTTATGAGGATACCAATGACACATTCATCAAGGATGAGGAAATGTGTAAGCGTCTGATGGATTTGAATCCCAACTCCTTCCGCCGCATGGTCACAACGCTCCTCGAAGTGAATGGTCGTGGTTATTGGGAAACTAGCGATGAAAACCTAGAGCGTCTTCAAGAGCTTTATCAAGAAGTAGAAGACCGCATCGAAGGCATCGATAACTAA